In Mycoplasmopsis cynos, the following are encoded in one genomic region:
- a CDS encoding APC family permease, whose product MNKERKIGLFLSMAMIIGSVVGIGIFFKNASISNAVSGDGLSWLIAWILGGIISISAAISFAEIGSFKDGRLSGLSNWVFKVTKNKHLAYHTSISYTIFYWGILNAIIGIFASEALFYFFVLVNVVEYNSIKIWMHVIVGFVLTSFFIGLNFVSVKISSKFQFIISIIKFIPLIFALIIGIIFPNTHYVENAGNGFLKNAFTVKGIIVALPAILFSYDAFLISGSITNKTKNPTKTLPRAILLGMIIIVILYSLISISSILHSQGVVHNLISDVFPKEYSNKISAIIMFFIFLSALGVINGLTSAFINELQMLVKNKLLFGSKRLLHKFKEEVVFIIYLSIIKIFYLLTIILPSILLNTDVIIDAISNFPTVFFFIVYGTLIFSYLLNRNKISETKKINNALFYVFSIIAIFGIILMEGAYLYLQFEAISTIKENPFGWGVFWGGEGSKLISSWTPLVIYLVMLFYFILVPWINYYLEKKIFKFNLIKEVDFNEIEICNATHMK is encoded by the coding sequence ATGAATAAAGAAAGAAAAATAGGACTATTTTTATCGATGGCAATGATTATTGGATCTGTCGTTGGTATTGGGATATTTTTCAAAAATGCCTCAATATCAAATGCTGTTTCAGGCGATGGGCTATCATGACTTATAGCATGAATTTTAGGTGGAATTATTTCTATTAGTGCAGCAATTAGTTTTGCTGAAATAGGCTCATTTAAAGATGGAAGGCTTTCGGGTTTAAGTAATTGAGTTTTTAAAGTAACTAAAAACAAACATTTAGCTTATCATACTTCAATTTCTTATACTATATTTTATTGAGGTATTTTAAACGCTATAATTGGGATTTTTGCATCAGAAGCCTTATTTTACTTTTTTGTTTTAGTAAATGTGGTTGAATATAACTCAATTAAGATTTGAATGCATGTTATAGTCGGTTTTGTTCTTACATCATTTTTTATTGGACTTAATTTTGTGTCTGTAAAAATATCAAGCAAATTCCAATTTATAATTTCAATTATTAAATTTATTCCATTAATTTTTGCATTAATTATTGGAATAATATTTCCAAATACTCACTATGTAGAAAATGCAGGTAATGGATTTTTGAAAAATGCATTTACTGTTAAAGGAATAATTGTAGCATTACCAGCAATCTTATTTTCTTATGATGCTTTTTTAATTTCGGGTTCAATAACTAATAAAACAAAAAATCCTACTAAAACTTTACCAAGAGCAATTTTACTTGGGATGATTATTATAGTTATTTTATATTCATTAATATCTATTTCATCAATTTTGCATTCACAAGGTGTTGTACATAATCTAATATCTGATGTGTTTCCAAAAGAATATTCAAATAAGATATCAGCAATTATTATGTTTTTTATCTTTTTATCTGCATTAGGTGTCATAAATGGATTAACATCTGCATTTATAAATGAATTGCAAATGCTAGTTAAGAACAAACTTCTTTTTGGAAGCAAGAGACTATTGCATAAATTTAAAGAAGAGGTTGTATTTATTATTTATTTAAGTATCATTAAAATATTTTATTTATTAACCATTATCTTACCAAGCATATTATTAAACACAGATGTAATAATTGATGCAATTTCTAATTTTCCTACAGTATTCTTTTTTATTGTTTATGGAACATTAATTTTTTCATATTTATTAAATAGAAACAAGATAAGTGAAACCAAGAAGATAAATAATGCTTTGTTTTATGTTTTTAGTATTATCGCAATATTTGGAATTATATTAATGGAAGGAGCATATTTATATTTACAATTTGAAGCGATATCAACAATAAAGGAGAATCCATTTGGTTGGGGAGTTTTTTGAGGTGGAGAGGGCTCAAAATTAATTTCTTCGTGAACTCCTTTAGTCATTTATTTAGTAATGTTATTCTATTTTATTTTAGTTCCGTGAATAAATTATTATCTAGAAAAGAAAATTTTTAAGTTCAATCTTATTAAAGAAGTTGACTTTAATGAAATTGAAATATGTAATGCAACTCATATGAAATAA
- a CDS encoding UpaP162 family type II restriction enzyme: MINWKDLNNIKNFLESELKNIFKVYDNKIEIKAEDLNVLKSSNSCIRSSTAIGYILEEFIYQKMKNVIKYNDMFQIYRNNTSTQSSSYDFLIASEKFDLLINIKTENKNSNNNAIAAIKQLYKDYNNHFSYGKDFYFILVKIKYEIDGIDYLSKKINHYDKVKITGFDIFALEEISFENGFIQDHRNWGKEYKSVSGRLQISKKFYLDNKLEESDEISNYRTLVYIENIYGL; the protein is encoded by the coding sequence ATGATTAATTGAAAAGATTTAAATAATATTAAAAATTTTTTGGAATCAGAGCTTAAAAATATATTCAAGGTTTATGATAACAAAATAGAAATTAAGGCCGAAGATTTAAATGTTTTAAAATCAAGTAATAGTTGTATAAGATCATCAACTGCTATAGGTTATATACTAGAAGAATTTATATATCAAAAGATGAAAAATGTTATCAAATATAATGATATGTTTCAAATTTATAGAAATAACACTTCAACGCAAAGTAGTAGTTATGATTTTTTGATTGCGTCAGAGAAATTTGATTTATTGATAAATATAAAAACAGAAAATAAAAATAGCAATAACAATGCAATTGCTGCAATAAAACAATTATATAAAGATTATAATAATCACTTTTCATATGGAAAAGATTTTTACTTTATTTTAGTAAAAATTAAATATGAAATTGATGGAATTGATTATTTATCTAAAAAAATTAATCACTATGATAAAGTAAAAATAACAGGTTTTGATATTTTTGCACTTGAGGAGATTTCTTTTGAAAATGGATTTATACAAGATCATAGAAATTGAGGAAAAGAGTACAAATCTGTTTCAGGAAGACTTCAAATAAGTAAAAAATTTTACTTAGATAATAAATTAGAAGAAAGCGATGAAATATCAAATTACCGAACTTTGGTTTATATAGAGAATATATATGGTTTATAA
- a CDS encoding SPFH domain-containing protein — MSIATIIIIVLVFTILLISTIIALIKSIKVIPQSEFAVVERLGKYHKTLKNGINFIVPFIDKIIKKENFKEKVLDFPEQDVITKDNAGIRVDTVVYLAITDPKLFVYGAENSMKAIENLSATTLRNLLGELELDETLTSRDTINSKLTLILDQASDAWGIKVYRVEIKNILPPLDIQNAMEKQMRAEREKRANILDAEGKKAASILIAEGQKSAEILKAEAAKQAEILKAEAFKQAEILKAEGQRKAIDLINEANLSQSILTLKSIEQLEKLANGNATKIIIPPNLSSIASTMSVVSEVLDTKNDQKSTK; from the coding sequence ATGTCAATAGCAACAATTATTATTATAGTTTTAGTTTTTACAATATTATTAATCTCAACTATTATTGCATTGATTAAATCGATTAAAGTTATACCTCAATCAGAATTTGCGGTTGTAGAAAGATTAGGAAAATATCATAAAACACTAAAAAATGGAATTAATTTTATCGTACCATTTATAGATAAAATTATTAAAAAAGAAAACTTTAAGGAAAAGGTTTTAGACTTTCCTGAACAAGACGTAATCACAAAAGACAATGCTGGTATTCGGGTTGATACAGTTGTATATCTTGCAATTACTGATCCAAAACTATTTGTTTATGGAGCAGAGAATTCAATGAAAGCAATTGAAAACTTATCAGCAACCACATTAAGAAACTTACTTGGAGAACTTGAACTTGATGAAACATTAACTTCAAGAGATACCATTAATTCTAAATTAACTTTAATTTTGGATCAAGCATCAGATGCATGAGGAATTAAAGTTTATAGAGTCGAGATAAAAAACATTCTTCCACCACTCGACATCCAAAACGCAATGGAAAAACAAATGCGTGCAGAAAGAGAAAAAAGAGCAAATATTCTTGATGCCGAAGGGAAAAAAGCAGCTTCAATTTTAATTGCTGAAGGTCAAAAATCAGCTGAAATACTTAAAGCTGAGGCCGCAAAGCAAGCTGAAATACTTAAAGCTGAAGCATTTAAACAAGCTGAAATACTTAAAGCTGAGGGTCAAAGAAAGGCCATCGATTTGATTAATGAAGCAAACTTATCTCAAAGCATATTAACTTTAAAATCAATTGAACAACTTGAAAAATTAGCTAATGGTAATGCAACAAAAATAATCATTCCTCCTAATTTATCATCAATTGCTTCAACAATGTCCGTTGTAAGTGAAGTTTTGGATACTAAAAATGATCAAAAAAGCACTAAATAA
- the greA gene encoding transcription elongation factor GreA produces the protein MSEINEKKIILSQEKFDEYKKQYDHLINIERPAVQEALKEARAQGDLSENAEYDAAREKQGIVEGRIKELEAILDNAAILDSSIHKTDETIGINTKVEFLIQENNKIEVVQITGSHDADPFEGKISMRSPLAIAMMGKVEGDEVEVEAQKKFMIKILKVEHL, from the coding sequence ATGAGTGAAATTAATGAAAAGAAAATAATTTTATCACAAGAAAAATTTGATGAATATAAAAAACAATACGATCATTTAATTAATATTGAACGTCCAGCAGTACAAGAAGCTCTTAAAGAAGCTCGTGCACAAGGTGACTTATCCGAAAATGCCGAGTATGATGCAGCAAGAGAAAAACAAGGGATTGTTGAAGGTAGAATTAAAGAATTAGAAGCTATTTTAGATAATGCTGCTATTCTTGATTCAAGCATTCATAAAACTGATGAAACAATTGGAATTAATACTAAGGTAGAGTTTTTAATTCAAGAAAATAACAAAATTGAAGTAGTTCAGATTACAGGTTCACATGATGCAGATCCTTTTGAAGGAAAGATTTCAATGAGAAGCCCACTAGCAATTGCTATGATGGGAAAGGTTGAAGGTGATGAAGTTGAAGTAGAGGCTCAAAAGAAATTCATGATTAAAATTTTAAAGGTTGAACATTTATAA
- the alaS gene encoding alanine--tRNA ligase, translated as MNSKLIREKWLKFFETKQHFIVPSKSLIPQNDPSLLWINSGVATLKDYFSGKKVPPARRLTNSQKVIRTNDIENVGVTARHHTFFEMLGNFSIGDYFKKEAIEFATEFLLDVLKLEKDKLYFTYYKEDLETKNYWIKHGFDESHMIPGDKDTNFWEVGSGPCGPNTEIFYDRGPKYDKRGIELLKNDIENDRYIEIWNIVFSTFNSDGEGNYTELKQKNIDTGAGFERIVSILQDAPTNFDTDLFLPIINQIEKYTKYRYQTENYFIKDKEQTQINTNFKIIADHMRTVVNAVADGARPSNVGRGYIIRRLIRRSLYVCMLLDIKEPILHKLVEIVKETLPYEYKTDEIVNVIIDEEEAFSKTVENGRQLLNEHIKDGQEVFDGRLAFKLFETYGFPIELTAEILAQKNIKIDYQAYTEAKEKHAQASKGNKISGMDKVINSLAIIKQKVDQFVGYEYLTYRSKILYLLDTENEINSNKGISYLILDKTPFYATSGGQKHDRGYILQNDQKLIILDVFKDKFGNHIHKVEGIVIKDQEVECFVDPKIRLGLERNHSGTHLLFCALRKVLGNQIKQLGSDNNEERLTFDFPADSRPTDAQIKEIEQLVRKYITLDAYRHYLIMTTDEAKKMGAIMTLEEAEYMDPKAVRIVKFDDITSDLCGGTHLSHTAKLENFKITNVEKKAAGIFRIRAISSKELVDQYLDEEIDKLLIELEKLILRNQKINPEYNFEYLLPEDKEKSIEILKSSLELIRKDFIKFTKEKESSFEFNYQNIEFLDIKDHKVYYKNDLPKENIKTIASTLREKYPNVIIILTSTNPNPMLVVASKNLNSNLIAQQIYHKFNGKGGGNAILSMGKIEQNNIFDFIINELKWEN; from the coding sequence ATGAATTCAAAATTAATTAGAGAAAAATGATTAAAATTTTTCGAAACAAAACAACATTTTATAGTTCCATCAAAAAGTTTAATTCCACAAAATGATCCCTCATTATTGTGAATTAATAGTGGTGTTGCAACGTTGAAAGATTATTTTTCAGGTAAAAAAGTTCCGCCCGCAAGAAGATTAACAAACTCTCAAAAGGTAATTAGAACAAATGATATTGAAAACGTTGGAGTTACTGCAAGACATCATACATTTTTTGAAATGCTTGGAAATTTTTCAATTGGCGATTATTTTAAAAAAGAAGCTATTGAGTTTGCGACTGAGTTCTTATTAGATGTTCTTAAATTAGAAAAGGATAAACTCTATTTTACTTATTATAAGGAAGATTTAGAAACTAAAAACTATTGAATTAAGCACGGATTTGATGAATCTCATATGATACCCGGTGATAAAGATACTAACTTTTGAGAAGTAGGTTCTGGACCTTGTGGACCGAATACAGAAATTTTTTATGATCGGGGACCAAAATATGATAAAAGAGGAATAGAACTTCTAAAAAATGATATTGAAAATGATCGTTATATTGAAATTTGAAACATTGTTTTTTCAACTTTTAACTCAGATGGTGAAGGTAATTATACTGAATTAAAACAAAAAAACATTGATACTGGAGCTGGATTTGAAAGAATTGTTTCAATTTTGCAAGATGCTCCAACAAATTTTGATACTGATTTATTTTTACCAATTATCAATCAAATTGAAAAATATACTAAATATAGATATCAAACTGAAAATTACTTTATTAAGGATAAAGAACAAACTCAGATTAATACAAATTTTAAAATTATTGCTGACCATATGAGAACTGTGGTAAACGCAGTTGCTGATGGTGCTAGACCTTCAAATGTTGGTCGAGGATATATTATTAGAAGGCTTATTAGACGTAGTTTGTATGTTTGCATGCTATTAGATATTAAAGAACCAATTTTACATAAACTTGTTGAAATAGTAAAAGAAACCTTGCCATATGAATATAAAACAGATGAAATAGTCAATGTTATCATTGATGAAGAAGAAGCATTTTCAAAAACTGTTGAAAATGGAAGACAATTGCTTAATGAACATATAAAAGATGGCCAAGAAGTTTTTGATGGAAGATTAGCATTTAAACTCTTTGAAACATATGGTTTTCCAATTGAATTGACTGCTGAAATTTTAGCGCAAAAAAATATTAAAATTGATTATCAAGCTTATACCGAAGCAAAAGAAAAACATGCTCAAGCAAGCAAAGGAAATAAGATTTCTGGAATGGATAAAGTTATTAATTCTTTAGCGATTATAAAACAAAAAGTAGATCAATTTGTTGGTTATGAATATTTAACTTACAGAAGCAAGATTTTATATTTATTAGATACTGAAAATGAAATTAATTCAAATAAAGGAATATCATATTTAATTCTTGATAAGACCCCATTTTATGCTACTAGCGGCGGTCAAAAGCATGATCGTGGATATATATTGCAAAATGATCAAAAATTAATTATTTTAGATGTTTTTAAAGATAAATTCGGGAATCATATACATAAAGTTGAGGGAATAGTTATTAAAGATCAAGAAGTTGAATGTTTCGTTGATCCAAAAATTAGATTAGGACTTGAAAGAAACCATTCAGGAACCCACTTACTATTTTGTGCCTTAAGAAAAGTGTTAGGTAACCAAATTAAACAACTTGGAAGTGATAATAATGAAGAACGTCTAACATTTGACTTTCCTGCTGATTCAAGACCAACTGATGCACAAATAAAGGAAATTGAACAATTAGTTAGAAAATACATTACCTTAGATGCTTATAGACATTATTTGATAATGACAACAGATGAGGCAAAAAAAATGGGCGCAATTATGACCTTAGAAGAGGCTGAATATATGGATCCAAAAGCAGTTAGAATTGTTAAATTTGATGATATTACATCAGATTTATGCGGAGGAACCCATTTATCTCATACTGCAAAGTTAGAAAATTTTAAAATTACAAATGTTGAGAAGAAAGCAGCGGGTATATTTAGAATCAGGGCTATTTCTTCAAAGGAATTGGTTGATCAATATTTAGATGAAGAAATTGATAAATTATTGATAGAATTAGAAAAATTAATTCTTCGTAATCAAAAAATTAATCCTGAATATAATTTTGAGTATTTGTTACCAGAAGATAAGGAAAAGAGTATAGAAATTTTAAAAAGCAGTTTAGAATTAATTAGAAAGGACTTTATTAAATTTACTAAGGAAAAAGAGAGTTCATTTGAATTTAATTATCAAAATATTGAATTTTTGGACATAAAAGATCATAAGGTTTATTATAAGAATGATTTACCAAAAGAAAATATTAAAACAATCGCTTCCACATTAAGAGAAAAATATCCAAATGTTATTATAATTTTAACAAGCACTAATCCTAATCCAATGTTAGTAGTTGCTTCAAAAAATCTTAATTCAAATTTAATTGCACAACAAATTTATCATAAATTTAATGGTAAAGGCGGAGGGAATGCTATTTTATCAATGGGAAAAATTGAACAAAATAATATTTTCGACTTTATCATAAATGAGTTAAAATGAGAAAACTAG
- the ruvX gene encoding Holliday junction resolvase RuvX, translating to MRKLALDIGAASCGFAITDEQEIISSSLINLKFPENDFERIYDQIKIYLSEYKIDGLVIGYPLKIDGSKSSTTLMVEEVTERIKEIFNLPILFVNEQYSTKKAHEVMISAGLSRQKRKDKKDKIAAQVILQDYLEYYKNRWDK from the coding sequence ATGAGAAAACTAGCATTAGATATTGGTGCTGCTTCTTGTGGGTTTGCTATAACTGATGAGCAAGAAATTATTAGTAGTTCATTAATTAATTTAAAATTTCCTGAAAATGATTTTGAACGAATTTATGATCAAATTAAAATATATTTAAGTGAATACAAAATTGATGGTTTAGTAATTGGCTATCCACTTAAAATTGATGGTTCAAAGAGTTCAACAACTTTAATGGTCGAAGAAGTAACTGAAAGAATTAAGGAAATATTTAATTTACCAATTTTATTTGTTAATGAACAATACTCTACTAAAAAAGCTCATGAAGTAATGATTAGTGCTGGTTTATCTAGGCAAAAACGCAAGGACAAAAAAGACAAAATAGCAGCACAAGTTATTTTGCAAGATTATTTAGAATACTATAAAAATAGATGGGATAAATAA
- a CDS encoding BC85_0335 family putative methyltransferase, translating to MDWKLSLGISAVVVLFIGVSIFVGIYIWTKKYTKKFIEKTQRENIEQLKSIRNDMGILPFELENNFKNKINPYDIEGVINTIFLNSYKTKLIIAKDEEFSFACVSLKTKDQIYYELKEFNFEKYNQVRFEKPEYFPNEILPYNGQNLDFVGVFRSNYGLEEIFEKYYSILNPNGMIMVLLKNYSKRSLNAIIQTLKSKNINYEVSYISSKFLFISKKIEI from the coding sequence ATGGATTGAAAACTTAGTTTAGGAATTAGTGCGGTTGTAGTTTTATTTATTGGTGTTAGTATTTTTGTTGGAATTTACATTTGGACTAAAAAATATACTAAAAAGTTTATTGAAAAAACGCAACGTGAAAATATTGAACAATTAAAATCTATTCGTAATGATATGGGAATTCTTCCTTTTGAGCTTGAAAATAATTTTAAAAACAAAATCAATCCTTATGATATTGAAGGAGTTATAAATACAATATTTTTGAATAGCTATAAAACTAAATTAATAATCGCTAAAGATGAGGAATTTAGTTTTGCTTGTGTTTCATTGAAAACAAAAGATCAAATATATTATGAATTAAAAGAGTTTAATTTTGAAAAGTATAATCAAGTAAGGTTTGAAAAACCTGAGTATTTTCCTAATGAAATATTGCCATATAATGGTCAAAATCTTGATTTTGTAGGTGTTTTTAGATCTAATTATGGCCTAGAAGAAATTTTTGAAAAATATTATTCAATTTTAAATCCTAATGGAATGATTATGGTGTTATTAAAAAACTATTCTAAGAGATCTCTTAATGCCATAATACAGACTTTAAAATCCAAGAATATTAATTATGAGGTTTCCTATATTTCATCAAAATTTCTTTTTATTAGCAAAAAAATAGAAATATAG
- the hpt gene encoding hypoxanthine phosphoribosyltransferase, translated as MQKHKMVKEILYTQEFLEEKILECSKWVNETYKYADDLVLVALLKGSIPFLAQLIKTVEVDHSLDFIIASSYAGSHATSGSVKIIMDLAQDVQGKDVLIVEDIIDSGITLEKIKNILLSRKPKSLRILTLMDKPYHRKNDLKADYSGFEVEDKFLIGFGLDYDEKLRNLPYIGVMDEKYIK; from the coding sequence ATGCAAAAACATAAAATGGTAAAGGAAATACTTTATACTCAAGAATTTTTGGAAGAGAAAATTTTAGAATGCTCAAAATGAGTAAATGAAACATATAAATATGCTGATGATTTGGTATTAGTTGCTTTATTAAAAGGATCAATTCCATTTTTAGCACAATTAATAAAAACAGTTGAAGTTGATCATTCATTAGACTTTATTATCGCAAGTAGTTATGCTGGATCACATGCTACTTCTGGGAGTGTTAAAATAATTATGGATCTTGCACAAGATGTTCAAGGTAAAGATGTTTTAATTGTTGAGGATATTATTGATAGTGGAATTACTCTTGAGAAGATAAAAAATATTTTACTTAGCAGAAAGCCTAAATCACTTAGAATTCTTACTTTAATGGATAAACCATATCATAGAAAAAATGATTTAAAAGCAGATTATTCTGGGTTTGAAGTAGAAGACAAATTCTTAATCGGTTTTGGCTTAGATTATGATGAAAAATTAAGAAATCTGCCATATATTGGTGTTATGGATGAAAAATATATTAAGTAA
- the mnmA gene encoding tRNA 2-thiouridine(34) synthase MnmA, whose translation MDKRKRVIVGISGGVDSSVAAYLLKKAGYEVIGLFMRNWDSLANNDILGNNSLDSNVCTQEIDYNDAKQVAAKLEIPLHRVDFVNEYWDYVFQDFINEYKKGRTPNPDILCNKYIKFSAFAKYAFENLKADYIAMGHYAKVLDGRLYRAKDQNKDQTYFLAQLSHEQLKKVIMPLAELEKSQIREIAQKLNLVTANKKDSTGICFIGERNFGQFLQNYIPAQEGNIIDITTNKNVGRHIGTFYYTIGQRKGLNLGGMSEPYYVCGHNVKENILYVAPSSRPEYLLSNSLIASGYTFNHEIYDKNNLSAKFRYRQKDIPVQLEVLNENQIKVYYPKTSSAVTPGQQIVLYDGEKCIGGATIDELYMDDKKLTYL comes from the coding sequence ATGGATAAAAGAAAAAGAGTTATAGTGGGTATTTCAGGTGGTGTTGATTCCTCAGTTGCCGCATATTTATTAAAAAAAGCCGGATATGAAGTAATTGGTTTATTTATGAGAAATTGAGACAGTTTAGCAAATAATGATATTTTAGGAAACAATAGTCTTGATTCAAATGTTTGTACCCAGGAAATTGATTATAATGACGCAAAACAAGTAGCTGCAAAATTAGAAATACCTCTTCATAGAGTTGATTTTGTTAATGAATATTGAGATTATGTTTTTCAAGACTTTATTAATGAATATAAAAAAGGGCGAACCCCAAATCCAGACATTTTATGTAATAAATACATAAAATTTAGTGCTTTTGCAAAATATGCTTTTGAAAATTTAAAAGCTGATTATATCGCAATGGGGCATTATGCAAAAGTCCTTGATGGCAGGCTTTATCGAGCCAAAGATCAAAATAAAGATCAAACATATTTTTTAGCACAATTATCACATGAGCAGCTTAAAAAAGTTATCATGCCATTAGCCGAATTAGAAAAATCACAAATCCGTGAAATTGCTCAAAAATTAAATTTAGTAACTGCTAATAAAAAAGATTCTACAGGTATCTGTTTCATTGGAGAAAGAAATTTTGGACAATTTTTACAAAATTATATTCCGGCTCAAGAAGGTAATATTATTGACATAACCACAAATAAAAATGTTGGTAGACATATTGGAACATTTTATTATACAATCGGTCAGCGTAAGGGTTTGAATTTAGGTGGGATGTCTGAACCATATTACGTATGTGGACATAATGTGAAAGAAAACATTTTATATGTAGCGCCTAGCTCTAGACCTGAATATTTATTATCAAATTCTTTAATTGCTTCTGGATATACTTTTAATCATGAAATATATGATAAAAATAATCTTTCAGCTAAATTTAGATATCGTCAAAAGGACATTCCGGTGCAATTAGAAGTTTTAAATGAGAATCAAATTAAAGTATATTATCCAAAAACTTCAAGTGCAGTAACACCAGGTCAACAAATTGTTTTGTATGATGGTGAAAAATGCATAGGTGGCGCAACGATTGATGAACTTTATATGGATGATAAAAAATTAACTTATTTATAG
- a CDS encoding NfeD family protein, with the protein MIFISFIIVEIQTTGIWAALTSVSTIPSLIISIVAPNIVLYIVLQFIIFIVLWFTLYFSVYKLLKNKLVNKKYAKTDFNGLDYDAEYVLTKDTYEELNNNGEYGEIIIGDKKYRTLSKVGEGIINKGEKIKILEVKGNVLLVKKGNKCQ; encoded by the coding sequence ATGATCTTTATCTCATTTATAATTGTTGAAATACAAACAACTGGCATTTGAGCAGCATTAACATCAGTCTCAACAATTCCATCATTAATTATTTCAATAGTTGCTCCTAATATAGTTTTGTACATTGTATTACAATTCATAATTTTTATTGTTTTATGATTTACTTTATACTTTTCGGTCTACAAGCTACTAAAAAACAAGTTAGTAAACAAAAAATATGCTAAAACGGATTTTAATGGTTTAGATTATGATGCTGAATATGTATTAACTAAAGATACTTATGAGGAATTAAACAATAATGGAGAATATGGAGAAATAATTATAGGCGATAAAAAATATCGGACATTAAGTAAAGTGGGAGAAGGAATTATAAATAAGGGTGAAAAAATAAAAATTTTAGAAGTAAAAGGGAATGTCTTACTTGTTAAGAAAGGAAATAAATGTCAATAG
- a CDS encoding DNA cytosine methyltransferase: MSKKTIDLFSGCGGLSYGFFQNGFDIVESVEHWQPALDTYNLNFNKNEKIKDITDPKVIKSIEERFKNTIDLVIGGFPCQGYSMAGKRNPDDHRNQLYKYTIEVIERVNPRLFVLENVKGILSFKENDNELVINKIINMLLEKGYYSKYILIDASNFGVPQKRERVIFIGSSLTNKDKVDAVIKRLMETRLPIKTVYDAIYDLESIPESKEFNHIFSKHTPEMVEKIKNTPEGKSVMKGYSDAFRRQYYDKPSTTVKENHGGVHVHPKLNRVMTPRELARLQSFPDDFIFTSTKSNILKQIGNAVPPKLSSEIAKIIIEVFYND; the protein is encoded by the coding sequence ATGTCTAAAAAAACAATAGATTTATTTAGCGGTTGTGGTGGTTTATCATATGGTTTTTTTCAAAACGGATTTGATATTGTTGAAAGTGTTGAGCATTGACAACCAGCGCTTGATACATATAATTTAAATTTCAATAAAAATGAAAAAATTAAAGATATAACTGATCCAAAAGTTATTAAGTCAATTGAAGAGAGATTTAAAAATACTATTGATTTAGTAATTGGTGGTTTTCCTTGTCAAGGATATTCGATGGCTGGAAAAAGAAATCCAGATGATCATAGAAATCAACTTTATAAATATACTATTGAAGTCATTGAAAGAGTTAATCCAAGATTATTCGTTTTAGAAAATGTAAAAGGTATTTTGTCATTTAAAGAAAATGATAATGAATTAGTAATTAATAAAATTATTAATATGTTACTTGAAAAAGGATATTATTCAAAATATATATTAATTGATGCTTCTAATTTTGGTGTTCCTCAAAAAAGAGAAAGAGTTATATTTATTGGTTCATCATTAACTAATAAGGATAAAGTAGATGCGGTTATTAAAAGATTAATGGAAACACGATTGCCAATTAAAACTGTATATGATGCTATTTATGATCTTGAATCAATACCTGAATCAAAAGAATTTAATCATATTTTTTCTAAACATACCCCAGAAATGGTTGAAAAAATTAAAAATACACCTGAAGGAAAAAGCGTAATGAAAGGTTATTCTGATGCGTTCAGACGACAATATTATGATAAACCTTCTACTACAGTTAAAGAAAATCACGGCGGTGTCCATGTACATCCGAAATTAAATAGAGTTATGACACCGCGTGAATTAGCTAGATTGCAATCTTTCCCTGATGATTTTATTTTTACATCTACAAAGTCAAATATTTTAAAACAAATAGGAAATGCAGTCCCTCCAAAATTGTCAAGTGAAATAGCTAAGATAATAATTGAGGTATTTTATAATGATTAA